A genomic region of Balearica regulorum gibbericeps isolate bBalReg1 chromosome 8, bBalReg1.pri, whole genome shotgun sequence contains the following coding sequences:
- the TTC4 gene encoding tetratricopeptide repeat protein 4 isoform X1: MAEAQSGGGTPRYRGAFHPDTWEQELEAIPMFMKRCPAEIDAARQPELACLQSLLFDEEQGPAELARMYKNEGNEYFREKDYRRAVTAYTEGLKKQSEDAELNAVLHTNRGAAQFYLGNYRSALNDAIRAKKLKPTHLKAIIRGALCHMELKNFSEAIAWCEEGLRIDSKEKKLVEMRAKADKLKRTEERDARKAKVMEKKEQRQKEILLAAIKERNIKLVLEPSNEEEEISDGLAEISLDGFHSDNATGAKVHLDADGNLSWPVLFLYPEHEQTDFIAAFHENSRFIDHLMVMFAELPPWDLERKYLPSNLELYFEDEERAEMYELNPQQTLLQMLQHQRYFVKAGTPTVLAFVKRSPFSKKYFCGKKVHRL, from the exons ATGGCGGAGGCCCAGTCGGGTGGCGGTACGCCGCGGTACCGGGGCGCTTTCCACCCGGACACCTGGGAGCAG GAACTGGAAGCCATCCCCATGTTCATGAAGCGATGCCCGGCCGAGATCGACGCGGCGCGGCAGCCCGAGCTGGCCTGTCTGCAGTCCCTCCTCTTCGACGAGGAGCAGGGCCCCGCAG agctggccagGATGTACAAAAACGAAGGGAACGAGTACTTCAGGGAGAAGGACTACAGGAGAGCTGTCACGGCCTACACCGAGGGGCTGAAAAAGCAGAGCGAGGACGCGGAGCTGAATGCCGTGCTGCACACGAACCGGGGGGCAGCCCAGTTCTACCTGG GTAACTACCGTTCTGCTCTCAATGATGCCATCCGAGCGAAGAAGCTGAAGCCCACCCATCTCAAAGCAATCATAAGAG GAGCTCTCTGTCACATGGAGCTAAAGAATTTCTCTGAAGCAATAGCATGGTGTGAGGAAGGCTTGCGAATAgattcaaaagagaaaaagcttgtGGAAATGAGAGCTAAAGCTGACAAATTAAAG CGAACTGAGGAGCGGGatgcaaggaaagcaaaggtgatggagaagaaagagcAGCGCCAAAAGGAAATTTTGCTTGCAGCAATAAAG gAAAGAAATATCAAGCTGGTTCTTGAGCCTTcaaatgaagaagaggaaatatCAGATGGCCTGGCCGAGATATCCTTAGATGGGTTCCACTCTGACAATGCTACAGGGGCAAAGGTGCACTTAGATGCTGATGGCAACCTCAGCTGGCCTGTCCTTTTTCTGTACCCTGAGCATGAGCAGACAGACTTCATTGCGGCTTTCCATGAGAACTCTAG GTTTATTGATCATTTAATGGTGATGTTTGCTGAGTTACCTCCTTgggatttagaaagaaaataccttCCCAGCAATCTTGAG ctctattttgaagatgaagaaagagcagaaatgtaCGAGCTGAACCCACAGCAGACATTGCTACAAATGCTGCAGCACCAAAG GTATTTTGTAAAGGCTGGGACTCCCACAGTTTTGGCATTTGTAAAACGTTCTCCTTTCTCTAAGAAGTACTTCTGTGGCAAGAAGGTGCATCGATTATAA
- the TMEM205 gene encoding transmembrane protein 205 gives MEGPIPSQETTLMDMEPSHTVKLLHLVFLSTSWGMQIWVTFVAGFVMGSHLPRHTYGFIQRELFPYYFHIGSTCAFLNLTLFAMYHPSELLSEEQTAQIIVFFVCIAASVLNTQWFGQVTSDIVADMHLVERSHGLGQEVGLFTSKSCRQLCASNPSYGQLSQQFTLYHALSSLCNLCCIACNGLSLYFLAAHLSAL, from the exons ATGGAGGGACCCATCCCCAGCCAGGAAACCACACTGATGGACATGGAGCCCTCCCACACTGTCAAACTGCTGCACCTGGTTTTCCTCTCCACCTCCTGGGGAATGCAGATCTGGGTGACCTTTGTGGCTG GGTTCGTGATGGGCAGCCACCTCCCTCGCCACACTTACGGCTTCATCCAGCGCGAGCTCTTCCCCTACTACTTCCACATCGGCTCCACTTGTGCCTTCCTCAACCTGACTCTATTTGCCATGTACCACCCCAGCGAGCTGCTCAGCGAGGAACAAACTGCCCAG ATCATCGTCTTCTTCGTTTGCATCGCTGCTTCCGTGCTGAACACGCAGTGGTTCGGGCAGGTCACCTCCGACATCGTGGCAGACATGCACCTCGTCGAGCGCAGCCACGGCCTTGGCCAGGAGGTTGGGCTCTTCACCAGCAagtcctgcaggcagctgtgtgCCTCCAACCCCAGCTACGGGCAGCTGTCCCAGCAGTTCACCCTCTACCACGCTCTGTCCTCCCTCTGCAACCTCTGCTGCATCGCATGCAACGGCTTGAGCTTGTACTTCTTGGCTGCTCATCTCTCTGCCCTGTGA
- the CIMAP2 gene encoding ciliary microtubule-associated protein 2 has product MGSQGKASASGWAGAEKGSRLSQLPHFQFKEIMKRRKRQQERLSPGMYDIRDFLQETRPSSLRGICDTREQRFRDPHRDCFPGPGTYGPRGNPYARLEERDKRSASTRGLMDSRTAKCALPADVGSGLGPGTYHPQSSIDEGLRRLGGRGPCQPFSRDRAKHASGGHHALERRRAEPSTGTVKGFVEELMFKENKKKGCFSTLPRNPGCPTERIFWATLSQCPREAYVVGPGSYNPNPIGRSTYSSQFQPPFCSSAKRFDRRSYHLFTGNEQHQQHIAKLVQNPVGVGRYDITEREKYPQKTRCQSLYRCDAQRYLSNLKRDACLLERLKPVAKNNWSDLIFAPRCPDTSDEVTAVFQT; this is encoded by the exons ATGGGCAGCCAG GGGAAAGCATCGGCCTCTGGCTGGGCCGGAGCAGAGAAGGGCTCCCGGCTTAGTCAGCTGCCACATTTCCAGTTCAAGGAGATAATGAAGAGGCGCAAACGCCAG caggaaaggCTGAGCCCAGGAATGTACGACATCAGGGACTTTCTGCAGGAGACACGGCCCTCCAGCCTCCGGGGGATCTGTGACACGAGGGAGCAGCGGTTCAGAGATCCCCACAGG GACTGCTTCCCTGGCCCCGGCACGTACGGCCCCCGGGGGAACCCCTACGCCCGCCTCGAGGAGAGGGACAAGCGCTCCGCCAGCACACGAGGACTGATGGACAGCAGGACGGCGAAGTGTGCCCTGCCGGCAGACGTG GGCAGCGGCCTGGGACCCGGCACCTACCACCCGCAGAGCAGCATCGACGAGGGGCTGCGGCGGCTGGGCGGCCGCGGCCCCTGCCAGCCCTTCTCGAGGGACAGGGCGAAGCACGCCAGCGGTGGCCATCACGCCTTGGAG AGGAGACGTGCCGAGCCAAGCACTGGCACTGTCAAGGGTTTCGTGGAAGAGCTGATGTTTaaggagaacaagaagaaaggcTGCTTCAGCACCCTGCCGAGGAACCCGGGCTGCCCCACGGAGAGGATCTTCTGGGCCACGCTCAGCCAGTGCCCGAGAGAGGCG TATGTGGTGGGGCCGGGGTCCTACAACCCAAATCCCATTGGGAGATCCACATATTCCAGCCAATTCCAACCCCCATTCTGTTCATCTGCCAAGAGGTTCGACAGAAGGTCCTACCACCTCTTTACTGGCAACGAG CAGCATCAGCAGCACATTGCAAAACTAGTGCAG AACCCTGTAGGTGTTGGTCGCTACGACATCACTGAGCGTGAAAAATACCCTCAGAAGACGAGATGCCAGTCCCTGTACCGGTGTGATGCGCAGCGGTACCTCAGCAACTTGAAGCGGGATGCCTGCTTGCT CGAGCGGCTCAAGCCTGTTGCTAAAAACAACTGGAGTGATTTGATTTTTGCTCCACGTTGTCCAGACACCTCTGACGAAGTCACTGCCGTTTTCCAAACATAA
- the PARS2 gene encoding putative proline--tRNA ligase, mitochondrial translates to MCVRPGACAGSGPRLSPCGAAMEGLLRRWRLPALSARPHGCRPRHGAPGRAKRLLLSQLFQPFNLQAGGEAGWDGRAGEPICRSQKLMLQAGLIHPSSPGCYYYMPPTVRAMEKLVKAMDEEMQAVGGQKLNMPSLSSAELWRASGRWDQMGPELFRLEDRHGKDYCLGPTHEEAVTELVATQSNLSYKQLPLRLYQVTRKFRDEPKPRFGLLRSREFYMKDMYTFDASEEAARQTYDLVCGAYCSLFDRLGLPFVKVRAATGSIGGTVSHEFQLPADVGEDRLVLCPAGHFAANVETLNEEQTSCPTCGEKLTQTKGIEVGHTFYLGTKYSSVSNAVFSSPENKPQLAEMGCYGLGVTRILAASIEVLSTEDSIRWPSLIAPYQLCFIPPKKGSKEEEEGATLLERLYDDLVEALPHLAGDSVLDDRTQLTIGKRLKDANKLGYPYVVVAGKRVCEDPPVFEVWSQNTGEVLFLTKEGVIELLSKMQVP, encoded by the exons ATGTGCGTACGCCCAGGTGCGTGTGCAG GCTCCGGGCCCCGTCTCTCTCCCTGCGGCGCCGCCATGGAGGGCTTGCTGAGAAGGTGGAGGCTCCCGGCGCTGAGCGCCCGGCCGCACGGCTGCAGGCCCCGGCACGGCGCCCCGGGCAGGGCGAAGCGGCTGCTGCTCTCGCAGCTTTTCCAGCCCTTCAACCTGCAGGCGGGCGGCGAGGCGGGGTGGGACGGCAGGGCCGGGGAACCCATCTGCAGGAGCCAGAAGCTGATGCTGCAAGCGGGGCTCATccacccctccagccccggCTGCTACTACTACATGCCGCCCACCGTCCGTGCCATGGAGAAGCTCGTCAAGGCGATGGACGAGGAGATGCAGGCCGTGGGGGGGCAGAAGCTGAACATGCCCAGCCTGAGCTCGGCGGAGCTGTGGCGTGCCAGCGGCCGCTGGGACCAGATGGGGCCGGAGCTCTTCCGGCTGGAGGACCGGCATGGCAAGGACTACTGCCTGGGCCCCACGCACGAGGAGGCGGTCACGGAGCTGGTGGCCACTCAGAGCAACCTGTCCTACAAGCAGCTCCCGCTGCGTCTCTACCAGGTAACCAGGAAGTTTCGGGATGAGCCCAAGCCCCGCTTTGGCTTGCTGCGCAGCCGGGAGTTTTACATGAAGGACATGTACACCTTCGACGCTTCCGAAGAGGCGGCTCGGCAGACCTACGACCTGGTGTGCGGCGCCTACTGCAGCCTCTTCGACCGCCTGGGCCTTCCCTTTGTCAAAGTGCGGGCGGCCACAGGCAGCATCGGCGGCACCGTGTCCCACGAGTTCCAGCTCCCGGCAGATGTCGGCGAGGACAGGCTGGTGCTGTGCCCTGCCGGACATTTTGCGGCCAATGTGGAAACGCTCAATGAGGAACAAACATCTTGCCCCACGTGCGGGGAAAAACTCACCCAGACCAAAGGGATCGAAGTGGGGCACACGTTTTATCTGGGCACCAAGTACTCTTCCGTCTCCAACGCCGTCTTCTCCTCCCCCGAGAACAAACCCCAGCTGGCAGAAATGGGTTGCTATGGCCTGGGCGTCACTCGCATCCTGGCGGCCTCCATCGAGGTGCTCTCTACGGAGGACAGCATCCGTTGGCCAAGCCTCATCGCACCCTACCAGCTCTGCTTCATCCCCCCCAAGAAaggcagcaaggaggaggaggagggagccaCGCTGCTGGAGCGGTTGTACGATGACCTGGTCGAAGCGCTGCCCCACCTCGCCGGCGACTCGGTGCTGGATGACAGGACGCAGCTGACCATCGGCAAAAGGCTGAAGGACGCCAACAAGCTGGGTTATCCCTACGTGGTCGTAGCTGGGAAGAGGGTTTGCGAGGACCCCCCGGTCTTTGAGGTCTGGAGTCAGAACACCGGTGAGGTTTTGTTCCTCACCAAGGAAGGTGTCATTGAGCTGCTGAGTAAAATGCAGGTCCCATAA
- the TTC4 gene encoding tetratricopeptide repeat protein 4 isoform X3 — MAEAQSGGGTPRYRGAFHPDTWEQELEAIPMFMKRCPAEIDAARQPELACLQSLLFDEEQGPAELARMYKNEGNEYFREKDYRRAVTAYTEGLKKQSEDAELNAVLHTNRGAAQFYLGNYRSALNDAIRAKKLKPTHLKAIIRGALCHMELKNFSEAIAWCEEGLRIDSKEKKLVEMRAKADKLKRTEERDARKAKVMEKKEQRQKEILLAAIKERNIKLVLEPSNEEEEISDGLAEISLDGFHSDNATGAKVHLDADGNLSWPVLFLYPEHEQTDFIAAFHENSRFIDHLMVMFAELPPWDLERKYLPSNLEIWVASL, encoded by the exons ATGGCGGAGGCCCAGTCGGGTGGCGGTACGCCGCGGTACCGGGGCGCTTTCCACCCGGACACCTGGGAGCAG GAACTGGAAGCCATCCCCATGTTCATGAAGCGATGCCCGGCCGAGATCGACGCGGCGCGGCAGCCCGAGCTGGCCTGTCTGCAGTCCCTCCTCTTCGACGAGGAGCAGGGCCCCGCAG agctggccagGATGTACAAAAACGAAGGGAACGAGTACTTCAGGGAGAAGGACTACAGGAGAGCTGTCACGGCCTACACCGAGGGGCTGAAAAAGCAGAGCGAGGACGCGGAGCTGAATGCCGTGCTGCACACGAACCGGGGGGCAGCCCAGTTCTACCTGG GTAACTACCGTTCTGCTCTCAATGATGCCATCCGAGCGAAGAAGCTGAAGCCCACCCATCTCAAAGCAATCATAAGAG GAGCTCTCTGTCACATGGAGCTAAAGAATTTCTCTGAAGCAATAGCATGGTGTGAGGAAGGCTTGCGAATAgattcaaaagagaaaaagcttgtGGAAATGAGAGCTAAAGCTGACAAATTAAAG CGAACTGAGGAGCGGGatgcaaggaaagcaaaggtgatggagaagaaagagcAGCGCCAAAAGGAAATTTTGCTTGCAGCAATAAAG gAAAGAAATATCAAGCTGGTTCTTGAGCCTTcaaatgaagaagaggaaatatCAGATGGCCTGGCCGAGATATCCTTAGATGGGTTCCACTCTGACAATGCTACAGGGGCAAAGGTGCACTTAGATGCTGATGGCAACCTCAGCTGGCCTGTCCTTTTTCTGTACCCTGAGCATGAGCAGACAGACTTCATTGCGGCTTTCCATGAGAACTCTAG GTTTATTGATCATTTAATGGTGATGTTTGCTGAGTTACCTCCTTgggatttagaaagaaaataccttCCCAGCAATCTTGAG ATTTGGGTTGCTTCTCTGTAA
- the TTC4 gene encoding tetratricopeptide repeat protein 4 isoform X2 — MAEAQSGGGTPRYRGAFHPDTWEQELEAIPMFMKRCPAEIDAARQPELACLQSLLFDEEQGPAELARMYKNEGNEYFREKDYRRAVTAYTEGLKKQSEDAELNAVLHTNRGAAQFYLGNYRSALNDAIRAKKLKPTHLKAIIRGALCHMELKNFSEAIAWCEEGLRIDSKEKKLVEMRAKADKLKRTEERDARKAKVMEKKEQRQKEILLAAIKERNIKLVLEPSNEEEEISDGLAEISLDGFHSDNATGAKVHLDADGNLSWPVLFLYPEHEQTDFIAAFHENSRFIDHLMVMFAELPPWDLERKYLPSNLEISLNLLSLVHTIAAFHLLKSNP; from the exons ATGGCGGAGGCCCAGTCGGGTGGCGGTACGCCGCGGTACCGGGGCGCTTTCCACCCGGACACCTGGGAGCAG GAACTGGAAGCCATCCCCATGTTCATGAAGCGATGCCCGGCCGAGATCGACGCGGCGCGGCAGCCCGAGCTGGCCTGTCTGCAGTCCCTCCTCTTCGACGAGGAGCAGGGCCCCGCAG agctggccagGATGTACAAAAACGAAGGGAACGAGTACTTCAGGGAGAAGGACTACAGGAGAGCTGTCACGGCCTACACCGAGGGGCTGAAAAAGCAGAGCGAGGACGCGGAGCTGAATGCCGTGCTGCACACGAACCGGGGGGCAGCCCAGTTCTACCTGG GTAACTACCGTTCTGCTCTCAATGATGCCATCCGAGCGAAGAAGCTGAAGCCCACCCATCTCAAAGCAATCATAAGAG GAGCTCTCTGTCACATGGAGCTAAAGAATTTCTCTGAAGCAATAGCATGGTGTGAGGAAGGCTTGCGAATAgattcaaaagagaaaaagcttgtGGAAATGAGAGCTAAAGCTGACAAATTAAAG CGAACTGAGGAGCGGGatgcaaggaaagcaaaggtgatggagaagaaagagcAGCGCCAAAAGGAAATTTTGCTTGCAGCAATAAAG gAAAGAAATATCAAGCTGGTTCTTGAGCCTTcaaatgaagaagaggaaatatCAGATGGCCTGGCCGAGATATCCTTAGATGGGTTCCACTCTGACAATGCTACAGGGGCAAAGGTGCACTTAGATGCTGATGGCAACCTCAGCTGGCCTGTCCTTTTTCTGTACCCTGAGCATGAGCAGACAGACTTCATTGCGGCTTTCCATGAGAACTCTAG GTTTATTGATCATTTAATGGTGATGTTTGCTGAGTTACCTCCTTgggatttagaaagaaaataccttCCCAGCAATCTTGAG ATATCTTTAAACCTACTCAGTTTAGTTCATACCATTGCTGcatttcaccttttaaaaagcaacccGTAG
- the DHCR24 gene encoding delta(24)-sterol reductase, with protein sequence MSPVWSLGAGLLLLLLWVRHRGLEAVLVHHRWVFVCLFLLPLSILFDIYYQLRAWAVWRLHSAPRQHAQRVRHIQAQVREWKDEGSKRYMCTGRPGWLTVSLRVGKYKKIHKNIMINLMDVLEVDSERQVVLVEPLVTMGQLTAHLNPMGWTIPVVPELDDLTVGGLIMGTGIESSSHIYGLFQHTCVAYELVLADGSLVRCSPTENSDLFYAVPWSCGTLGFLVAAEIKMIPAKKYVKLHYEPVRGLQKICEKFTEESKKKENSFVEGLLYSLEEAVIMTGVLTDEAEQSKINRIGNYYKPWFFKHVEKYLKADRTGIEYIPSRHYYHRHTRSIFWELQDIIPFGNNPVFRYLFGWMVPPKISLLKLTQGEAIRKLYEQHHVVQDMLVPMKSLEKSIQTFHVDLNVYPLWLCPFILPNNPGMVHPKGDEAELYVDIGAYGEPKRKQFEARASMRQMEKFVRSVHGFQMLYADCYMTREEFWDMFDGSLYHKLREEMNCKDAFPEVYDKICKAARH encoded by the exons ATGTCGCCGGTGTGGTCGCTGGGcgcggggctgctgctgctgctgctgtgggtaCGGCACCGGGGGCTGGAGGCCGTGCTGGTGCACCACCGCTGGGTCTTcgtctgcctcttcctcctgccgcTCTCCATCCTCTTCGACATCTACTACCAGCTGCGCGCCTGGGCCGTCTGGCGCCTCCACAGCGCCCCGCGGCAGCACGCCCAGCGCGTCCGCCACATCCAGGCGCAG GTTCGGGAATGGAAAGATGAAGGCAGTAAAAGATACATGTGCACTGGCCGGCCTGGCTGGCTGACTGTATCACTTCGTGTTGGGAAATATAAGAAGATTCATAAGAACATCATGATCAACTTAATGGATGTTCTGGAAGTGGACAGTGAAAGACAG gtTGTTCTTGTGGAACCTTTGGTGACCATGGGCCAGTTGACTGCACACCTGAATCCCATGGGCTGGACTATTCCTGTGGTACCAGAGCTTGATGATCTTACAGTAG GTGGCCTGATCATGGGAACTGGCATTGAGTCTTCATCCCATATATATGGACTTTTTCAACATACCTGTGTGGCCTATGAACTTGTTCTTGCTGATGGAAGCCTTGTGAGATGTTCACCA ACTGAAAATTCAGACCTATTTTATGCAGTGCCTTGGTCTTGTGGTACTCTCGGTTTCCTGgttgcagcagaaataaaaatgattccTGCCAAGAAATATGTCAAACTACATTATGAGCCTGTGAGAGGACTGCAGAAGATTTGTGAAAAGTTTACTGAAGAATCTAAGAAAAAGGAGAATAGTTTTGTGGAAGGACTCCTGTATTCTTTGGAAGAAGCAGTCATCATGACAGGAGTCTTGACTGATGAAGCTGAGCAAAGCAAG ATAAACAGAATTGGCAACTACTACAAGCCGTGGTTCTTTAAGCATGTGGAGAAGTATTTGAAAGCTGACAGGACTGGAATAGAATATATTCCCTCAAGACATTATTACCATAGACATACACGCAGTATCTTCTGGGAGCTCCAA GATATCATTCCTTTTGGCAATAACCCTGTTTTCCGTTACCTGTTTGGCTGGATGGTTCCTCCAAAAATCTCTTTGTTAAAACTCACCCAAGGAGAAGCTATACGAAAGCTGTACGAGCAACACCATGTTGTACAGGACATGTTGGTACCAATGAAGAGCCTTGAAAAATCTATCCAAACCTTCCATGTTGACCTTAAT GTGTACCCTCTTTGGTTATGTCCTTTCATACTGCCCAATAATCCCGGTATGGTCCACCCAAAAGGGGATGAAGCAGAACTCTACGTGGATATAGGAGCTTATGGAGAGcccaaaaggaaacaatttgAAGCCAGGGCTTCAATGAGGCAAATGGAGAAGTTTGTAAGAAGTGTGCATGG tttCCAGATGCTGTATGCAGATTGCTATATGACCCGTGAGGAGTTCTGGGATATGTTTGATGGTTCATTATACCACAAGCTGAGGGAGGAAATGAATTGCAAGGATGCTTTTCCAGAAGTGTACGACAAAATCTGCAAAGCTGCAAGGCACTGA